The following proteins are encoded in a genomic region of Rattus rattus isolate New Zealand chromosome 2, Rrattus_CSIRO_v1, whole genome shotgun sequence:
- the LOC116894207 gene encoding olfactory receptor 494-like — translation MAFLEDGNHTSVTEFILLGLTDDPVIRVVLFTIILWIYLVTVSGNLSTIFLIRISSQLHRPMYFFLSHLASVDIGLSSSVTPNMLVNFLIKQNTISYIGCSIQFVSAAFFGTVECFLLAAMAYDRFVAICNPLLYSTKMSTEACIQLVVGSYIEGFISASFFTLSFFSLFFCGPNKINHFYCDFAPLVELSCSDVSVSIVVITFSAGFITVITVFVIAISYSYIFITIMKMHSPEGRQKAFSTCSSHLTAVTLLYGTVMFIYVMPKSSYSTDQNKVMSVFYMVVVPMLNPLIYSLRNNEIKGALKRHLGKKIFS, via the coding sequence ATGGCTTTCCTGGAGGATGGGAACCACACTTCAGTGACAGAGTTCATTTTATTGGGCTTAACAGATGACCCAGTTATTAGAGTTGTCCTCTTCACCATCATCCTGTGGATCTACCTGGTGACTGTGTCTGGGAACCTTAGTACCATCTTTCTCATCAGAATATCTTCCCAGCTCCATCGccccatgtacttttttctcagTCACTTGGCTTCTGTTGACATAGGACTTTCATCATCTGTCACACCCAATATGCTTGTCAACTTCCTGATAAAGCAAAATACCATTTCCTACATTGGATGTTCAATACAGTTTGTCTCAGCTGCTTTCTTTGGGACAGTCGAATGCTTCCTTCTGGCTGCCATGGCTTATGATCGTTTTGTAGCAATCTGCAACCCACTGCTTTATTCCACCAAAATGTCCACAGAAGCCTGTATCCAGTTGGTTGTAGGCTCTTATATAGAGGGTTTTATTAGTGCTTCTTTTtttactctttccttcttttccttgttcTTCTGTGGACCAAATAAAATCAATCACTTTTACTGTGATTTTGCTCCTTTGGTGGAACTCTCCTGTTCTGATGTCAGTGTCTCCATTGTTGTTATCACATTTTCTGCtggttttatcacagtgataacGGTGTTTGTTATAGCCATCTCCTATTcctatatttttattacaattatgAAGATGCACTCCCCCGAAGGTCGACAGaaggccttctccacctgcaGTTCTCACCTCACTGCTGTTACTCTCTTATATGGAACTGTTATGTTCATTTATGTGATGCCCAAGTCCAGCTACTCCACTGACCAGAACAAAGTGATGTCTGTGTTCTATATGGTGGTGGTCCCCATGTTGAACCCTCTCATCTACAGCCTCAGGAATAATGAGATTAAGGGTGCTCTGAAGAGACATCttggtaagaaaatattttcttag